Proteins co-encoded in one Nicotiana sylvestris chromosome 7, ASM39365v2, whole genome shotgun sequence genomic window:
- the LOC138873088 gene encoding WAT1-related protein At4g08300-like yields the protein MAAAPSCPKTTSPNTTPENWVAGTIELISCIIGWSVFFIVQSMALKEYPAELSLAAWLCVMGIVEGGIVALIMERDWNAWKIGFDARLLAAAYSGIVCSGIAYYVQSVVNKVKGPVFVTAFSPLSMVITSILAAIILAESVHLGSCIGAIIIVMGLYSVVWGKSKEDKGNETGKDQELPVVDIKERSTIVDDISDDVTTVKSKVPAVVSSDELLG from the coding sequence atggctgctgcgCCATCTTGTCCGAAAACCACCAGTCCAAACACCACCCCCGAGAACTGGGTCGCCGGAACCATTGAGCTCATCTCTTGCATTATTGGTTGGTCCGTTTTCTTTATTGTTCAATCGATGGCATTGAAGGAATACCCAGCAGAGCTATCTCTGGCAGCATGGTTATGTGTGATGGGCATAGTGGAAGGAGGAATTGTTGCTCTTATAATGGAACGTGATTGGAATGCATGGAAAATTGGCTTCGACGCTAGGCTCCTTGCTGCTGCTTATTCTGGAATCGTTTGCTCGGGAATTGCATATTACGTGCAAAGTGTAGTTAATAAAGTTAAAGGCCCAGTGTTCGTGACAGCCTTTAGCCCTTTGAGTATGGTCATCACTTCTATTCTTGCTGCTATTATCTTGGCTGAGTCAGTCCACCTTGGAAGCTGCATTGGAGCAATTATCATAGTCATGGGACTTTACTCTGTGGTGTGGGGAAAGAGTAAGGAGGATAAAGGAAATGAGACAGGAAAAGACCAAGAATTACCAGTTGTGGACATCAAAGAAAGGTCAACCATAGTTGACGATATTAGTGATGATGTTACGACTGTGAAATCAAAGGTTCCAGCTGTTGTATCTTCAGACGAGCTGCTCGgttga